From the Vulpes lagopus strain Blue_001 chromosome 15, ASM1834538v1, whole genome shotgun sequence genome, one window contains:
- the ART5 gene encoding ecto-ADP-ribosyltransferase 5 isoform X1 encodes MMLAALLMALSYLGFHALWQAQAVPILPLGLAPDTFDDAYVGCTEEMEEKAGPLLKEEMARHALLRESWEAARGAWEHKRQGLTLPPGFKAQHGIAIMVYTNSSNTLYWELNQAVRTGGGSRESYMRHFPFKALHFYLTRALQLLQGSGGCSRGPGEVVFRGVGTLHFEPKRLGDSVRLGQFASSSLDEAVARRFGNATFFSLRTCFGAPIQALSVFPEEREVLIPPHEVFLVTRFSQDGARSLVTLWSYNQTCSHFNCAYLGGEKRRSCVSVPTGGHPDSTSKKDFSLLSWKTLLLAPGGFQLSGAGP; translated from the exons ATGATGCTGGCGGCTCTGCTGATGGCTCTTAGCTACCTCGGCTTCCATGCCCTCTGGCAG GCCCAGGCTGTTCCCAtcctgcccctgggcctggctCCAGACACTTTCGATGATGCTTATGTGGGCTGCACAGAGGAGATGGAAGAGAAAGCAGGCCCTCTGCTGAAGGAGGAGATGGCCCGCCATGCCCTGCTGCGAGAGTCCTGGGAGGCAGCCCGGGGGGCCTGGGAGCACAAGCGCCAAGGGCTCACCCTGCCCCCTGGCTTCAAAGCCCAGCATGGAATCGCCATCATGGTCTATACCAACTCATCTAACACTTTGTACTGGGAGCTGAACCAGGCTGTGCGGACAGGTGGTGGCTCCCGGGAGTCCTACATGAGGCACTTCCCCTTCAAGGCTCTGCATTTCTACCTCACCCGGGCCCTGCAGCTGCTGCAGGGCAGTGGAGGCTGCAGCCGGGGACCTGGGGAGGTGGTGTTCCGAGGTGTGGGCACTCTTCACTTTGAACCCAAGAGGCTTGGGGACTCTGTCCGCTTGGGCCAGTTTGCTTCCAGCTCCCTGGATGAGGCAGTGGCCCGCAGATTTGGCAACGCCACCTTCTTCTCTCTAAGGACTTGCTTTGGGGCCCCTATCCAGGCCTTGTCTGTCTTTCCTGAGGAGCGCGAGGTGCTGATCCCTCCACATGAAGTCTTCTTGGTCACCAGGttctcccaggatggagcccggAGCCTGGTGACCCTCTGGAGCTATAATCAGACCTGCAGTCACTTTAACTGCGCCTATCTGGGTG GGGAGAAGAGGCGGAGCTGTGTGTCTGTACCAA caGGAGGGCACCCGGACTCCACCTCCAAGAAGGacttctctctgctttcctggAAGACCCTGCTCTTGGCCCCCGGGGGCTTCCAGCTCTCAGGAGCTGGGCCCTGA
- the ART5 gene encoding ecto-ADP-ribosyltransferase 5 isoform X2: protein MMLAALLMALSYLGFHALWQAQAVPILPLGLAPDTFDDAYVGCTEEMEEKAGPLLKEEMARHALLRESWEAARGAWEHKRQGLTLPPGFKAQHGIAIMVYTNSSNTLYWELNQAVRTGGGSRESYMRHFPFKALHFYLTRALQLLQGSGGCSRGPGEVVFRGVGTLHFEPKRLGDSVRLGQFASSSLDEAVARRFGNATFFSLRTCFGAPIQALSVFPEEREVLIPPHEVFLVTRFSQDGARSLVTLWSYNQTCSHFNCAYLGGEKRRSCVSVPRGHPDSTSKKDFSLLSWKTLLLAPGGFQLSGAGP, encoded by the exons ATGATGCTGGCGGCTCTGCTGATGGCTCTTAGCTACCTCGGCTTCCATGCCCTCTGGCAG GCCCAGGCTGTTCCCAtcctgcccctgggcctggctCCAGACACTTTCGATGATGCTTATGTGGGCTGCACAGAGGAGATGGAAGAGAAAGCAGGCCCTCTGCTGAAGGAGGAGATGGCCCGCCATGCCCTGCTGCGAGAGTCCTGGGAGGCAGCCCGGGGGGCCTGGGAGCACAAGCGCCAAGGGCTCACCCTGCCCCCTGGCTTCAAAGCCCAGCATGGAATCGCCATCATGGTCTATACCAACTCATCTAACACTTTGTACTGGGAGCTGAACCAGGCTGTGCGGACAGGTGGTGGCTCCCGGGAGTCCTACATGAGGCACTTCCCCTTCAAGGCTCTGCATTTCTACCTCACCCGGGCCCTGCAGCTGCTGCAGGGCAGTGGAGGCTGCAGCCGGGGACCTGGGGAGGTGGTGTTCCGAGGTGTGGGCACTCTTCACTTTGAACCCAAGAGGCTTGGGGACTCTGTCCGCTTGGGCCAGTTTGCTTCCAGCTCCCTGGATGAGGCAGTGGCCCGCAGATTTGGCAACGCCACCTTCTTCTCTCTAAGGACTTGCTTTGGGGCCCCTATCCAGGCCTTGTCTGTCTTTCCTGAGGAGCGCGAGGTGCTGATCCCTCCACATGAAGTCTTCTTGGTCACCAGGttctcccaggatggagcccggAGCCTGGTGACCCTCTGGAGCTATAATCAGACCTGCAGTCACTTTAACTGCGCCTATCTGGGTG GGGAGAAGAGGCGGAGCTGTGTGTCTGTACCAA GAGGGCACCCGGACTCCACCTCCAAGAAGGacttctctctgctttcctggAAGACCCTGCTCTTGGCCCCCGGGGGCTTCCAGCTCTCAGGAGCTGGGCCCTGA
- the ART5 gene encoding ecto-ADP-ribosyltransferase 5 isoform X3: protein MEEKAGPLLKEEMARHALLRESWEAARGAWEHKRQGLTLPPGFKAQHGIAIMVYTNSSNTLYWELNQAVRTGGGSRESYMRHFPFKALHFYLTRALQLLQGSGGCSRGPGEVVFRGVGTLHFEPKRLGDSVRLGQFASSSLDEAVARRFGNATFFSLRTCFGAPIQALSVFPEEREVLIPPHEVFLVTRFSQDGARSLVTLWSYNQTCSHFNCAYLGGEKRRSCVSVPTGGHPDSTSKKDFSLLSWKTLLLAPGGFQLSGAGP from the exons ATGGAAGAGAAAGCAGGCCCTCTGCTGAAGGAGGAGATGGCCCGCCATGCCCTGCTGCGAGAGTCCTGGGAGGCAGCCCGGGGGGCCTGGGAGCACAAGCGCCAAGGGCTCACCCTGCCCCCTGGCTTCAAAGCCCAGCATGGAATCGCCATCATGGTCTATACCAACTCATCTAACACTTTGTACTGGGAGCTGAACCAGGCTGTGCGGACAGGTGGTGGCTCCCGGGAGTCCTACATGAGGCACTTCCCCTTCAAGGCTCTGCATTTCTACCTCACCCGGGCCCTGCAGCTGCTGCAGGGCAGTGGAGGCTGCAGCCGGGGACCTGGGGAGGTGGTGTTCCGAGGTGTGGGCACTCTTCACTTTGAACCCAAGAGGCTTGGGGACTCTGTCCGCTTGGGCCAGTTTGCTTCCAGCTCCCTGGATGAGGCAGTGGCCCGCAGATTTGGCAACGCCACCTTCTTCTCTCTAAGGACTTGCTTTGGGGCCCCTATCCAGGCCTTGTCTGTCTTTCCTGAGGAGCGCGAGGTGCTGATCCCTCCACATGAAGTCTTCTTGGTCACCAGGttctcccaggatggagcccggAGCCTGGTGACCCTCTGGAGCTATAATCAGACCTGCAGTCACTTTAACTGCGCCTATCTGGGTG GGGAGAAGAGGCGGAGCTGTGTGTCTGTACCAA caGGAGGGCACCCGGACTCCACCTCCAAGAAGGacttctctctgctttcctggAAGACCCTGCTCTTGGCCCCCGGGGGCTTCCAGCTCTCAGGAGCTGGGCCCTGA